CAAATTGGCCTTGTAGGTCCTGCTGGGCCTGACCCATTACTTGAACCCGCAGATTGGCATATTATTGCGGGAGACTTAACAGCAGTACCAGCCATTAGTGCGATTTTGGAGAGCCTTCCCTCTGACACTCAAGGCTATGTATTTATCGAGATAGAGGATGCCGCAGATAAGCATGATATTCAGCATCCGCAAGGTCTGGTTCTGAAGTGGCTAATTAGAGACGAAAATAGCGATCAATCTCTATTGAGCGAAGCTATTTCCGGCTTAATTGCACCGAATGGATCTCACTCGCTTTCGGCTTTCATTGCGGGTGAAAATGAAAGCGTGATTGCGTGTCGTAAAGCGCTTAAACAAGAGTACAAGCTGTCTAAAAAAGATATGTATGCGATTCCTTACTGGAAACGAGGTAAGGATGAAGAAGCGTACCATGATGAACGTCATGAAGTTATGGATGAAGAGTACTAATCAGCTTTATTGAAGTTATTCGATAGATGTTTCAGCCATGATTTTTCTGATCTAGTAATCACCACAGCAAGTCCATCTTAATAATTAAACGCAGACTAAATGAAGTGCAAGTAGTAAATGAGAATCAATGTAATTTTTAAAATCAATATTGTGTTTAAGTTCGTTGTTGTTTTTTTGATTTCAGCTTCGGCTTCTGTTTTCGCAGAAACCGAAATGACATCTCAAAATACTTACCCCAAGACTTTCGTTAATGCGGATGGCTCACAGACAGTGATCCCATCTAAACCGACTCGAATCCTTTCTACCTCGGTGACGATTAGTGGGACGCTACTGGCTATTGATGCTCCTTTAGCCGCAACAGCACTCACTTATGAAGGGAAGTTTTTTAGTCAATGGGCAGATATTGCTGAACAGAGAAGCGTGGAAAAGGCATGGCCTGCCGGCAGCGTTGATTTAGAGTCTGCCTATATCTATGAACCTGATTTGATTGTTGTAGCATGGCGCGGCGGTGATTCGGCGAGAGATCAAATCGCTGAATTTAAGCAAATAGCACCAACCATTATTTTGGATTACACCGCACAATCATGGCAAGACTTGGCTTTGAGGCTTGGACAGGCGACAGGGTTAGAAGAACAAGCCCAACAAAAAATTAGCCAGTTTGAGTTGTTCGTTAACCAGAGTAAAAACAAGCTACAGATACCAGAAGGCGAAACCAATATTGTGGCGTATTTTGGACCTGGAGCTACCAATGCTATCGCTTTAGAGGATGGCGTTCATGCGGACTTGCTCACTGATCTTGGTTTTAAAATGGAAGTGCAAAATCGTCAATGGCATGACAACACCGTGCCTTTATCAGATTTTATGCGCGTCCACTTTGAACTGCTGACTCAACTTAAAGCCGATACGACATTTTTGCTAGAAGCGAGTGATGATAGCGCTAATCGATTCATGCATGACCCAATCTTGATCAACCTTCCGTCCGTCCAGAATAAACAAGTCTTTGGCCTAGGTGAGAATTCATTTCGTATCGATATGTATAGTGCCACTGAAATCGTTAACGACATTGTTCAGCTTTTTGAACGAGATACAAATGCAGGTTAATGGCTAATGCCAATGGGTAAAGGATGTCCGTAATGACAAGTATTGCTGGTCCTGCAGAAGCATTTGAACAGATAAGAAATGGACAACGACGACGATGGCTGATGGCGGGAGTCGTGTTGTTATTTTTTGCCTCGTGTTTTAGCCTTTTTATCGGCACGCATTACATATCGCCGGTAGTGACTTTGGATGCGATTTTTTCTTTTGATCCAACCAACAGTGATCATCTATTGGTTGTCCACCTTCGAATTCCACGCACCTTGTTAGCTTTAGTTGTTGGCGGTGCGCTTGGTGTTGCTGGCGTTATCATGCAAAGCTTAACTCGTAACCCATTAGCAGATCCTGGGATACTCGGTGTCAATGCGGGGGCGACAGTTGCCATAGTCTCAGCGATAGCCTTTCTGGGCATCCATGATATGGCCTATGTGATGTGGTTTGGTTTACTTGGGGCGGCTGTTTCCGGAGCGGGTGTTTTTGCACTTGCTGGGGTCAATAAAGGGGTTAACCCTGTAAGAGTTGTATTGGCGGGAACTGCTTTGTCGGTTGTGTTGCTTGCACTGACTCATATGATCACAATAAACAGCAATGAAATGGTGTTTGAACAATATAGACATTGGGCTGTGGGGTCATTTCAAGGGCGAGGTTACGATGTCTTGATCCCGGCTGCCATGTTAATAGCCATTGGATTAGTAATCGCATTTTCATTAAGTAAAGCCTTAGATACTGTCTCGTTAGGGGACGATATTGGTCACGCCTTAGGTGTTAACCCGATCAAAATATGGTGTTTTGCTTCTATTGCTATTGTGGTTTTAGCGGGGACCTCTACTGCGGCGGCTGGTCCTATCAGCTTTGTTGGTCTTACTGCCCCTCATATTGCAAGGATGGCGGCGGGGCCGGATCATAAATGGTTGATGCCTTTCTCTTTACTGATTGCATCCATTCTGGCGGTTGTCGCCGATGTGCTAGGCCGGATCGTCGGGTATCCCAATGAGATCAGTGTAGGTATTATGATTGCTCTAATCGGCGGGCCATTCTTTGTATTCTTAGTGAAACGTTGGAAGATATCTCTCCTATGATGATTGAGCCTTACACTCTTCAAAATTCTGGCTCGGGAAGTGTTGTACGCTTCGGTCAGTTTTCTTTCTGTTATCAACCGTCTCATATACTTATCGCTTTGATTTTGTTGATATCAGTTTGCGCTATTGCAACTTATTCCATGACATTGGGTAAGTTTAATATCTCGTTGCCTCAAGTGGCCGATATCATTCTTGGGGCTGGAGAGAGGGGCGTAAAAGATCGAATAATTCTTAACATAAGACTACCTAAGGTTCTTACTGCGGTCTTTGTTGGGGCTGCGTTAGGCATTTCTGGTGCGGTATTTCAATCGGTATCAAGAAATGCTCTTGGTTCTCCTGATGTCATTGGCTTTACAACGGGGGCTGCTACCGGGGCAATTGCTCAAATAGTTTTGTTTGAGCAAGGGGCTATCGAAGTGGCAATCGCGGCGATAGTCGGCGGAGTAATCACGGCCGTTATCGTTTACTTACTCGCGGTAAAAGCAGGAGTGGTTGGAGGGTATCGCTTAATACTGACTGGTATTGGGATCGGGTCCATTTTGAGTGCGCTGAACAGCCTGATGTTAGTTAAGGGTAATTTGGACAATGCCATTTTGGCTAATCTATGGCTTGCAGGATCACTGCATGCTAGGACATGGACACATGTCTATCCTGTACTTATAGGGGGATTTCTCCTCCTCCCTTTTATGATGATGCTAAAGCGTGCGCTTGCCATGATAGAGATGGGGGATGACATTGCAACTCAGCTGGGTATCCGAGTTGAACGAGTCCGTCTTTCTATGATTTTCTTTGCTGTGGTTTTAGCCGCATTCGCGACAGGATCTGCTGGGCCTATTGCCTTTATTGCCCTTGCTGCTCCTCAATTAGTTGGTCGATTGAGAAAGTCGCGAGCATTATCCTTATTCTCCTCAGCCCTTATGGGCGCGTTGTTGGTCTTAACTGCGGACATTTTAATTCAATGGTTGCCTTTTCAAGCAAGCGTGCCCATAGGCAGGATGACGGGTATTGTTGGTGGCATATATTTAATTTGGCTATTGACCCGATCTCGCCAGTTTTAAGCATAGGTACTCATACGATCAATGAGAGCGATACCTCTTAAGTTTACCGAGTTAGATCAGTACTCAAAAATGACAAGTTGCTCCAATGGGTTATGGGGTACCCAACTGAACTTGAAATTGTGTAACGCTGCCTGTTTTAGCCCCGAAGAAACCAAGCGTAACCTTGAGCAGCAACAAGTCTATTCTTGATGCTACGCTTTCCCAAGTAACTGAATAGTTAGAGCTAATTAGTTAAGTAATTAGCTAAATAAGCAAATAGCTAAAAGTTACTTGGGGATATTGTTTAACATAAATTAAATCAGAAACTTATGAGCCTATCGACACCGGTTAAATCCAAAACTATCTCTCGACTAAATGGAAGTAACCTTAAACTTGCATACGAGAATCGCGTTATTTGTGAAAATCTCGAACTTCATATTCCTGAAGGTAAATTTACGGTCATTGTCGGACCCAACGGGTGCGGAAAGTCGACCTTATTGAGAAGCTTATGCCGTTTATTGAAACCTTCTAAAGGCCAAATTTGTCTAGATGGTCAGAATATCCAAAAAGTACCAGCTAAAGAGTTGGCGAGAGAGTTGGGGTTACTGCCGCAAAGCTCACAAGCTCCAGAAGGGATTCGAGTCGTTGATTTGGTAGCAAGAGGCCGTTATCCGCATCAGAAACTATTTAAGCAGTGGAGCTTAGATGATCAAGAGGCGGTCTTCCAAGCGCTGGAAGATACTGGTGTCACCGATTTGGCCGAGAGGCAGGTTGATGAACTATCAGGAGGTCAGAAACAACGAGTTTGGATTGCAATGGTATTAGCACAAAAGACACCGATAGTATTACTTGATGAGCCGACAACTTATTTGGACGTCGCACACCAGATCGATTTGTTGGAGTTGTTCCGCAGCCTCAATAGAGAGAAAAAACACACTATCGTCGCCGTGCTGCATGATTTGAATCAAGCCTGTCGTTATGCGGATCATCTGATTGCATTTGCTGGTGGAGAAATTGTCGCACAAGGGGAACCTAAGTCTTTAATTGACGCCAAACTCGTTAAGCAAGTATTTGGCTTAGATAGCGTTATTATTGATGATCCCGTAAGTCATACTCCATTGATTGTGCCTTTGGGGAAGTAACTCATATGACTTTTTGCTCAGTTTTGATTAACTCCAGAAATTGTTTGTAGATATTTCTAAGTCTTTTTGTACCTAAATGTGGACTATTGGCATTATTTTGGGCTCATGTGCCTTTTTCTTAAGATACATCTTGTTGATATCATTTATTTTTTCTAGCATGTAACTAAGAGAAATGGATTAGAGGCTCTAATGATAATCTGGTTACAACTCAAACGTTGGGTCAAAGCGAATATCTTTGTTTTGAATGGTAAAAACCTACTGTTTACTTTCCTCGGCTACGTGTTTTTATCGTGGTCGACATTGTATTTAGCGGGTGAAACGGACTTAACCAACTCGTTTACTACATTTGCATACTATTTAGTCGTGACGGCTTCTACGGTTGGTTATGGCGATTTGTCACCGACAACGGAAGCGGGGCGATGGATTGTTATTTTGTTTGTTATCCCTGGAGGGCTCAGCCTTTTCGCTGCTTTACTGGGTAAGGTGGCAACAGAAGGTGTTGAATATTGGCGAGCGGGCTTGTTAGGTAAAAGGAGAGTTAGAGTGGAAAACCACATTTTGATGTTGGGGTGGAATGAACAAAGAACCATTCATCTCATCCGTATGCTGCAACATGAAGAAACGGGCAAGCGACCAATCGTATTATGTACGCGTTCAGATATCGAAAATCCGTTACCCGGTGAGATCAATTTCGTTAAGGTAAACAGCTACACCGATGGTAAAGAGATGGAGAAAACGGGCATTGAGTCAGCCAGCTGTATTCTTATTGATAACCCCGAAGACGACATCACGCTGTCTGCAGCGCTTTATTGTGCGAACCGAAACCCTAAGGCTCATCTTCTGGTTTACTTTAAAGATGAGGCGTTGAGCGATTTACTGCATCAACATTGCCCAAACTCTGAATGTATTCCGGCAGTGGGTGCCGAAATGCTGGCTAAATCTGCGGTTGATCCCGGTTCAAGTGCGCTTCATCAAGAGCTTTTAAGCTCAACTAGAGGTATGACACAGTATTCGACGTATTACCCTAAAGATGCCGAACCTGTAACCGTCGCGCCTATTTTCTCTGTATTCAAAGAGAAGTATAAAGCAACGCTGATCGCGATTGATACGGGGAGTGGTATAGAGCTTAATCCGGAGTTAGACCAAGTTGTCAGCAGCGGCACTAAGTTGTTTTACATTGCCGATGAGCGAATTGATCATTTCGATTGGAAAGGCTTTTAGACGGCTATTTAGTCTCTCCTGAAGCGAAAGAAGGCCTCATTGTGAGGCCTTCTTACTATCGTTCGAATATAGCGCAGCTTATTTCTTTTATATCTCTCGCTTTAGAGAGAATGGAAAATTATTGAGCTTCGGCTAATGCGATACCGCGT
Above is a window of Vibrio atlanticus DNA encoding:
- the fepB gene encoding Fe2+-enterobactin ABC transporter substrate-binding protein; amino-acid sequence: MRINVIFKINIVFKFVVVFLISASASVFAETEMTSQNTYPKTFVNADGSQTVIPSKPTRILSTSVTISGTLLAIDAPLAATALTYEGKFFSQWADIAEQRSVEKAWPAGSVDLESAYIYEPDLIVVAWRGGDSARDQIAEFKQIAPTIILDYTAQSWQDLALRLGQATGLEEQAQQKISQFELFVNQSKNKLQIPEGETNIVAYFGPGATNAIALEDGVHADLLTDLGFKMEVQNRQWHDNTVPLSDFMRVHFELLTQLKADTTFLLEASDDSANRFMHDPILINLPSVQNKQVFGLGENSFRIDMYSATEIVNDIVQLFERDTNAG
- a CDS encoding siderophore-interacting protein, which codes for MSDQPVRLHPMLLDFVRKEKISKHLLRVTVTGDSLKGFPEDQNGTHIKVFFPNRASGILQLPYREGETVIWPEHKPVPRAYTVRKYRADVNELDIDFVIHGTDSPGGGWAIKAEQGFQIGLVGPAGPDPLLEPADWHIIAGDLTAVPAISAILESLPSDTQGYVFIEIEDAADKHDIQHPQGLVLKWLIRDENSDQSLLSEAISGLIAPNGSHSLSAFIAGENESVIACRKALKQEYKLSKKDMYAIPYWKRGKDEEAYHDERHEVMDEEY
- a CDS encoding ABC transporter ATP-binding protein yields the protein MSLSTPVKSKTISRLNGSNLKLAYENRVICENLELHIPEGKFTVIVGPNGCGKSTLLRSLCRLLKPSKGQICLDGQNIQKVPAKELARELGLLPQSSQAPEGIRVVDLVARGRYPHQKLFKQWSLDDQEAVFQALEDTGVTDLAERQVDELSGGQKQRVWIAMVLAQKTPIVLLDEPTTYLDVAHQIDLLELFRSLNREKKHTIVAVLHDLNQACRYADHLIAFAGGEIVAQGEPKSLIDAKLVKQVFGLDSVIIDDPVSHTPLIVPLGK
- a CDS encoding FecCD family ABC transporter permease; amino-acid sequence: MMIEPYTLQNSGSGSVVRFGQFSFCYQPSHILIALILLISVCAIATYSMTLGKFNISLPQVADIILGAGERGVKDRIILNIRLPKVLTAVFVGAALGISGAVFQSVSRNALGSPDVIGFTTGAATGAIAQIVLFEQGAIEVAIAAIVGGVITAVIVYLLAVKAGVVGGYRLILTGIGIGSILSALNSLMLVKGNLDNAILANLWLAGSLHARTWTHVYPVLIGGFLLLPFMMMLKRALAMIEMGDDIATQLGIRVERVRLSMIFFAVVLAAFATGSAGPIAFIALAAPQLVGRLRKSRALSLFSSALMGALLVLTADILIQWLPFQASVPIGRMTGIVGGIYLIWLLTRSRQF
- a CDS encoding FecCD family ABC transporter permease; its protein translation is MTSIAGPAEAFEQIRNGQRRRWLMAGVVLLFFASCFSLFIGTHYISPVVTLDAIFSFDPTNSDHLLVVHLRIPRTLLALVVGGALGVAGVIMQSLTRNPLADPGILGVNAGATVAIVSAIAFLGIHDMAYVMWFGLLGAAVSGAGVFALAGVNKGVNPVRVVLAGTALSVVLLALTHMITINSNEMVFEQYRHWAVGSFQGRGYDVLIPAAMLIAIGLVIAFSLSKALDTVSLGDDIGHALGVNPIKIWCFASIAIVVLAGTSTAAAGPISFVGLTAPHIARMAAGPDHKWLMPFSLLIASILAVVADVLGRIVGYPNEISVGIMIALIGGPFFVFLVKRWKISLL
- a CDS encoding potassium channel protein, giving the protein MIIWLQLKRWVKANIFVLNGKNLLFTFLGYVFLSWSTLYLAGETDLTNSFTTFAYYLVVTASTVGYGDLSPTTEAGRWIVILFVIPGGLSLFAALLGKVATEGVEYWRAGLLGKRRVRVENHILMLGWNEQRTIHLIRMLQHEETGKRPIVLCTRSDIENPLPGEINFVKVNSYTDGKEMEKTGIESASCILIDNPEDDITLSAALYCANRNPKAHLLVYFKDEALSDLLHQHCPNSECIPAVGAEMLAKSAVDPGSSALHQELLSSTRGMTQYSTYYPKDAEPVTVAPIFSVFKEKYKATLIAIDTGSGIELNPELDQVVSSGTKLFYIADERIDHFDWKGF